One Bacteroidota bacterium genomic window carries:
- a CDS encoding PorP/SprF family type IX secretion system membrane protein: MKKYILIILLIGNAAGLRAQDPHFSQFYANPLYLGPSFAGAVEGSRITAQYRNQWYDQPSKFITYSASYDHYFSTFNSGIGINFLQDVAGTSKLGSLQTGLHYSYNVQVFNIWHIRPGISFSYLEHGIFGDVTFIDQIDRPDNPGSTPPPALQSARDIDAGASLITYTQGFWLGATVDHLLSPNVSLYSTEAVIPYKISVYGGIDLRRRGKLLKPSDDVMTFAFLYKQQEAVKQLDLGIYWYNHPIVLGIWYRGIPGFNSEVGDAIIFLAGIKTRSVNVGYSYDFTISSLLPYTRGSHEISLAYKFLLPKRVSKTAVPCPQF, translated from the coding sequence TTGAAAAAGTATATTCTTATCATTCTACTTATAGGCAATGCGGCTGGTTTAAGGGCACAGGACCCACACTTTTCGCAGTTTTATGCCAATCCGCTTTACCTGGGGCCATCCTTTGCAGGGGCTGTGGAAGGCAGCAGAATTACTGCGCAGTACCGCAATCAATGGTACGATCAGCCTTCGAAGTTTATTACCTACAGTGCTTCGTACGATCACTATTTCAGTACATTCAACAGCGGAATTGGAATAAACTTTTTGCAGGATGTGGCTGGAACAAGCAAGCTGGGCAGCCTTCAGACAGGATTGCACTATTCTTACAATGTGCAGGTTTTTAACATCTGGCACATACGCCCGGGTATCTCCTTTTCCTACCTCGAACATGGTATTTTTGGTGATGTTACTTTTATTGACCAGATAGACCGACCTGACAATCCAGGCTCGACACCACCACCTGCCCTGCAAAGTGCGCGCGACATCGATGCAGGAGCTTCATTGATTACTTACACACAAGGTTTCTGGTTAGGTGCCACAGTCGACCACCTTTTAAGTCCCAATGTTTCGCTCTATTCTACCGAAGCTGTGATACCCTATAAAATCTCGGTTTATGGTGGTATCGATTTACGCCGTAGAGGTAAATTGCTAAAGCCCAGCGACGATGTGATGACTTTTGCTTTTTTATACAAACAACAGGAAGCGGTAAAGCAGCTCGATTTGGGTATTTATTGGTACAACCACCCAATTGTACTGGGTATATGGTATAGAGGAATACCCGGATTTAATTCAGAGGTGGGCGATGCAATAATTTTTCTGGCTGGCATAAAAACCCGAAGTGTGAACGTTGGATACAGCTACGATTTTACTATTTCGAGCTTGCTGCCCTACACCAGAGGTTCACATGAGATCTCACTGGCCTATAAATTTTTGCTGCCAAAACGTGTGTCTAAGACAGCAGTGCCCTGCCCGCAATTCTAG
- a CDS encoding nucleotidyltransferase domain-containing protein — MDKNDALRISREYLNRLKNSNIGFSDAYLFGSFANGNQHENSDIDIAIVLKENVIHTFDTDVQLMLNRKGEETIIEPHAFSKDEFNYNQPIVNQIIKYGIKIEI; from the coding sequence ATGGATAAAAACGATGCTTTAAGGATAAGTAGAGAATATTTAAATAGACTTAAAAATTCAAATATTGGATTTTCTGATGCTTATTTGTTTGGTTCGTTTGCCAATGGCAATCAACATGAAAATAGTGATATTGATATTGCTATTGTGCTTAAAGAAAACGTGATTCACACATTTGATACGGATGTGCAATTGATGTTAAATAGAAAGGGAGAAGAGACCATAATTGAACCACATGCTTTTTCTAAGGATGAATTCAATTATAACCAGCCTATTGTTAATCAAATAATTAAATACGGAATAAAAATAGAAATATAA
- a CDS encoding septum formation initiator family protein — protein sequence MKLQFVKSFLEGPGKKWAVRLKNKYMIAIIAFVFWVSFFDQNNLMERIQIKRELMRMDNEREYYLEKIQHDAARLKELKTNTQNLEKFAREQYLMKRDDEDVFVIVYD from the coding sequence ATGAAACTGCAATTTGTAAAATCCTTTCTCGAAGGCCCCGGAAAGAAATGGGCTGTCAGGCTTAAGAATAAGTACATGATTGCGATTATAGCCTTTGTGTTTTGGGTGAGTTTTTTCGATCAGAACAACCTCATGGAACGCATCCAGATCAAACGTGAGTTAATGCGCATGGATAACGAAAGGGAATATTATCTCGAAAAAATTCAGCACGATGCAGCTCGTTTGAAAGAGCTAAAAACCAATACACAAAATCTTGAGAAATTTGCGCGCGAACAATACCTGATGAAACGCGACGACGAAGATGTATTTGTGATTGTTTACGACTAA
- a CDS encoding HEPN domain-containing protein — translation MDDLFDKERIINHWIESSDKDFKTMMDLYNTQNNSWALFMGHLVIEKLLKALFVKCNEEFPPLIHDLRRLYEKSNNNLDNNQQILLDSISRFNINARYDDYKQSFHRLCTDSFTSEWIDKIKDCRLWIKTML, via the coding sequence ATGGATGATCTATTTGACAAAGAACGAATAATTAATCATTGGATTGAGAGTTCTGATAAGGACTTTAAAACAATGATGGATTTATACAATACTCAAAACAACAGCTGGGCTCTCTTTATGGGGCATCTTGTGATTGAAAAACTCCTTAAAGCTTTATTTGTCAAATGCAATGAAGAGTTTCCTCCTTTGATTCATGACTTAAGGAGGTTGTATGAAAAGTCAAATAATAATTTGGATAATAACCAACAAATTTTGCTTGATAGCATTTCAAGATTTAATATAAATGCCAGGTATGATGATTATAAACAAAGTTTTCATAGACTGTGTACAGATAGCTTCACATCTGAATGGATTGATAAAATAAAAGACTGTAGATTATGGATAAAAACGATGCTTTAA
- a CDS encoding DUF5103 domain-containing protein, protein MRIFVFLILLLVFPGSSLKAQTLSHVSGIPEVHHSSIGNVVFHPIGSPLSFPAINLYDAQALLLQFDLLTTESEALRYEIDLCLADWSLSALDYSEFIAGFEENTMDVYSASFNTTLDYLQYRLQLPNEEVHFRLSGNYLITVFNSKDEVLLQRRFVVYESGAGLTVNLDKLLAEPYSGIQAIEVKVNPQSLSFNQLAGNMKLAVMQNANWYNLRYLENYHIDDQQGFLYTSRQELKFEGLNEFRYFDTKSLRTPSASMAGIEYKPPFYNVYLKTDGLRGQEGYFAKVDFDGNFYIWNQESHDDEMLDADYAWVHFTLETGYPFPAEVYVDGSFSLWQYDRNNMTYNSERGIYELNLLLKQGIYNYRYVTKEYNNQLVYSDLTEGNHYETGNSYQAFLYYRQPGERNDRLVGYGLLSTGMEIKEYDKNEDNNLIKQILEQKKKQEGFE, encoded by the coding sequence ATGAGAATATTTGTTTTTTTGATATTGCTACTGGTTTTTCCTGGTTCCTCATTAAAGGCCCAGACTCTAAGCCATGTTTCCGGAATACCTGAGGTGCATCATTCCTCTATAGGCAATGTGGTCTTTCATCCAATTGGCAGTCCTTTGTCTTTTCCAGCGATCAATTTGTACGATGCGCAAGCTTTGTTGCTGCAGTTCGATCTGCTGACCACTGAAAGCGAAGCTTTGCGGTATGAAATCGATCTTTGCCTTGCCGACTGGAGTTTATCTGCCCTCGATTATTCGGAGTTCATAGCTGGTTTCGAAGAAAACACAATGGATGTATACTCCGCTTCATTCAATACCACTTTAGATTATCTGCAATACAGGCTTCAATTGCCCAATGAGGAGGTGCATTTCAGACTAAGTGGAAATTATTTAATTACTGTGTTCAACAGCAAGGATGAAGTTCTTCTTCAACGCCGGTTTGTGGTATATGAGTCGGGGGCCGGTCTTACTGTGAATCTCGATAAACTTTTGGCAGAACCCTATTCCGGCATTCAGGCAATAGAAGTGAAGGTGAACCCTCAATCGCTTTCCTTCAATCAGCTTGCCGGTAACATGAAATTGGCTGTGATGCAGAATGCGAACTGGTACAACCTCCGGTACCTTGAGAATTACCATATCGACGATCAACAGGGTTTTCTCTACACCTCCCGCCAGGAACTAAAATTCGAAGGCTTAAATGAGTTTAGATACTTCGACACCAAATCGCTGCGCACTCCTTCGGCCAGCATGGCAGGTATCGAATACAAGCCGCCCTTTTACAACGTGTATTTAAAGACCGATGGTTTGCGAGGGCAAGAGGGGTATTTTGCAAAAGTCGATTTCGATGGTAATTTTTATATCTGGAATCAGGAATCGCACGACGACGAAATGCTCGATGCCGACTATGCCTGGGTGCATTTTACACTCGAAACAGGCTATCCCTTTCCTGCAGAAGTATATGTCGATGGCAGTTTTAGTTTGTGGCAATACGATCGAAACAACATGACCTACAACAGCGAAAGAGGTATTTATGAACTAAACCTTTTGCTTAAACAGGGAATTTACAACTACCGATATGTTACCAAAGAATACAACAATCAACTGGTGTATTCCGATTTGACCGAGGGTAACCACTACGAAACGGGCAACAGCTATCAGGCTTTTCTGTATTACCGCCAACCCGGGGAAAGGAATGACAGGTTAGTAGGCTATGGTCTCTTATCGACAGGAATGGAAATAAAGGAGTATGATAAAAACGAAGACAACAACCTTATAAAACAAATACTTGAGCAGAAGAAAAAGCAGGAGGGGTTTGAATAA
- a CDS encoding OmpH family outer membrane protein: protein MKKAPIILNVVLILSVAVLYFLHFSTGKSQNHKIALSDSTMAASNGSGGIVYINIDSVLANYNMYKDVMADLQNTLSTKDAELQTKQRKFEASVNDYQNKANKGLVTRSEAASIEQNLQAEQQSLMQLQQTMQYELAEKEQVAQRKVLNSIMEYLKSLESEQHFQFVLGTTFGGNVLYANDQLNITEAVITGLNAEYAATLEK, encoded by the coding sequence GTGAAAAAAGCACCTATCATTCTTAATGTTGTGTTAATCCTGTCGGTAGCTGTATTGTATTTTTTACATTTCAGCACAGGAAAAAGCCAGAACCATAAAATTGCCCTGAGCGACTCTACCATGGCTGCCAGCAATGGTTCGGGAGGCATTGTGTATATCAACATCGATTCGGTTCTTGCAAATTATAACATGTACAAAGATGTGATGGCCGATTTGCAAAATACCCTTAGCACAAAAGATGCTGAACTGCAAACCAAGCAGCGTAAGTTCGAGGCCAGCGTAAACGATTACCAGAATAAAGCCAATAAAGGACTGGTTACCCGCAGCGAAGCCGCATCGATTGAACAAAACCTGCAGGCAGAACAACAGTCGTTGATGCAATTGCAGCAAACGATGCAATACGAACTGGCAGAAAAAGAGCAAGTGGCCCAACGTAAGGTGCTTAATTCAATTATGGAGTATTTAAAAAGTCTCGAAAGCGAACAACACTTTCAATTTGTACTCGGAACTACTTTTGGTGGCAATGTATTGTATGCCAACGATCAATTGAACATTACCGAGGCAGTGATAACAGGGCTGAATGCTGAATATGCTGCCACATTAGAAAAATAA
- the pruA gene encoding L-glutamate gamma-semialdehyde dehydrogenase: MSNGRYLIPNPVNETVLTYAPGTAERAALKAALKEWRSKEVDIPMVIDGKEIRTNNKHRICPPHDIHHTLGYYHQGDESHVKMAIDAALRAKDKWMNMPWQHRAAIFLKAADLLAGPYRAKMNAATMLGQSKNAYQAEIDSACELVDFYRFNVKFMEQIYEMQPRSVPNNWNRTEWRPLEGFVFALTPFNFTAIAGNLQTSPAMMGNTVVWKPSKTQIYSAAVIMEVLQRAGLPDGVINLVFAAGPAAAEVVMSHPDFAGFHFTGSTGVFHSIWEKIGKNIQIYKSYPRIVGETGGKDFVFAHKSAVPAEVATALARGAFEYQGQKCSAASRAYIPKEIWNEVRSILQKQLSSMKMGGPEDFGNFINAVIDESAFKKLSASIDKARSASDAEVIMGGKYDMTVGYFIEPTVILTTNPKFFSMEEELFGPILTIYVYDGDKFEETLELCDKTSIYALTGAIFAKDREAIITAQDKLRFAAGNFYINDKPTGAVVSQQPFGGARGSGTNDKAGSLVNLMRWVSPRSIKETFVSPVDYRYPFLDNE, translated from the coding sequence ATGAGCAACGGACGATATCTGATTCCGAATCCGGTTAACGAAACTGTTCTGACCTATGCCCCTGGCACCGCCGAGCGTGCTGCATTAAAGGCTGCCCTAAAAGAATGGAGGTCGAAAGAAGTCGATATCCCTATGGTAATTGACGGCAAGGAGATAAGAACCAACAACAAGCATCGTATCTGCCCCCCTCACGATATTCATCATACACTAGGTTATTACCATCAGGGAGACGAAAGCCATGTGAAAATGGCCATCGATGCAGCTTTGAGAGCTAAAGACAAATGGATGAATATGCCCTGGCAGCACAGAGCTGCTATCTTTTTAAAAGCAGCAGACTTGCTGGCCGGACCTTACAGGGCAAAAATGAATGCAGCCACCATGTTGGGGCAATCGAAAAATGCTTACCAGGCGGAAATTGATTCGGCATGCGAACTCGTAGATTTTTACCGCTTCAACGTAAAGTTTATGGAGCAGATTTATGAAATGCAGCCACGTTCGGTGCCCAACAACTGGAACCGCACCGAATGGCGCCCGCTGGAAGGTTTTGTGTTTGCGCTTACACCTTTTAATTTTACAGCCATTGCCGGCAACCTTCAGACTTCTCCGGCTATGATGGGCAATACGGTGGTTTGGAAACCATCGAAAACACAAATCTATTCAGCAGCTGTTATTATGGAAGTGCTTCAACGGGCAGGACTGCCCGATGGGGTTATAAACCTGGTTTTCGCGGCAGGGCCTGCCGCTGCCGAAGTAGTGATGAGCCACCCCGATTTTGCCGGTTTCCACTTTACAGGTTCCACCGGAGTTTTTCATAGTATCTGGGAAAAAATTGGTAAAAACATTCAGATTTATAAATCGTACCCGCGCATTGTGGGCGAAACCGGAGGAAAAGACTTTGTGTTTGCCCACAAGAGTGCCGTGCCGGCCGAAGTAGCTACCGCACTGGCAAGGGGTGCATTTGAATACCAGGGGCAGAAATGTTCGGCGGCAAGCAGGGCTTATATTCCAAAAGAAATATGGAACGAAGTAAGAAGCATACTTCAGAAACAATTGAGCTCGATGAAAATGGGTGGTCCGGAAGATTTTGGCAATTTTATCAATGCTGTTATCGACGAAAGTGCCTTTAAAAAACTAAGTGCTTCGATTGATAAAGCCCGTTCGGCTTCTGATGCCGAAGTGATTATGGGTGGTAAATACGATATGACTGTGGGTTATTTTATTGAACCCACAGTGATACTCACGACGAATCCGAAGTTCTTTAGCATGGAAGAAGAGCTCTTTGGACCGATACTGACCATTTATGTATACGATGGCGACAAATTCGAAGAAACCCTCGAATTGTGCGATAAAACTTCTATCTACGCCTTAACCGGAGCAATATTTGCCAAAGACCGCGAGGCCATCATCACCGCACAGGATAAACTGCGCTTTGCAGCAGGTAACTTTTACATTAACGATAAACCTACTGGCGCCGTGGTAAGCCAACAACCGTTTGGAGGTGCAAGAGGTTCTGGCACCAACGATAAAGCAGGTTCGCTCGTAAACCTGATGCGCTGGGTATCGCCACGGTCAATAAAGGAAACCTTTGTTTCTCCGGTTGATTACCGCTATCCATTCCTTGATAATGAATGA